One region of Triticum aestivum cultivar Chinese Spring chromosome 6B, IWGSC CS RefSeq v2.1, whole genome shotgun sequence genomic DNA includes:
- the LOC123135617 gene encoding uncharacterized protein has product MGNCLVIQDRREIKVMSVVDGEILKPLPAPPLSKGALARVSGSSDADDALRPQKQGLDARAGGMAQLHRLFASDAKAPTAAAADPEGAVVRVKLVISKQELRRMLGKDDDAVSMDDMVALLRRGSEDQKQEDVGCYRGWRPALHSIPEGSGDLYSMLA; this is encoded by the coding sequence atGGGGAACTGCCTGGTGATCCAGGACAGAAGGGAGATCAAGGTGATGAGCGTCGTGGACGGCGAGATCCTCAAGCCGCTCCCGGCGCCACCCCTCTCCAAGGGCGCCCTCGCACGCGTCTCCGGCTCCTCCGACGCCGACGACGCGCTCCGGCCGCAGAAGCAAGGCCTCGACGCCCGGGCGGGCGGCATGGCGCAGCTGCACCGCCTGTTCGCCTCCGACGCCAAGGCGCCTACCGCCGCGGCGGCTGACCCGGAGGGCGCCGTCGTGAGGGTGAAGCTGGTCATCAGCAAGCAGGAGCTGAGGAGGATGCTGGGCAAGGACGACGATGCCGTCTCCATGGATGACATGGTGGCCCTCTTGCGAAGAGGGTCGGAGGATCAAAAGCAGGAGGACGTTGGTTGCTACAGAGGGTGGCGGCCTGCCTTGCATAGCATACCTGAAGGCAGCGGTGATCTATATTCTATGTTAGCATAA
- the LOC123135618 gene encoding receptor-like protein EIX1, translated as MAKSPMDTLQLSCIQVAIALLLFTQAKSTTEGTSALLPNEAIPSCVAGERSALLAFRAGLSDPANLLSSWKGDDCCRWKGVYCSNRTSHVVKLDLQGSGYIIDADSRRVLAGNISSSLLGLRHLRHLDLSSNEFDKMQIPEFIGSLHKLRYLDLSMSMFIGRVPPQLGNLSNLQYLNLAYNSDGIYSTDITWLSRLTSIEHLDMTWVNLSTIVHWLPVVNMLPTLKFLRLNSCQLTTSPDSLQLSNLTSLETLLLAGNQFNKRSTPNWFWDLTSLKHLYITGCGFYGPFPDEIGNMTSMVGLHLSENSLVGMIPSTMKNLCNLEELYSYKSNISGSITELLHRLPNCSRNKLQQLYLSGNNLTGSLPTAPVQALSNLSWLALDDNKLTGHLPLWIGELTTLTILDLNSNNLDGVIHEGHLSRLDMLDSLILSHNSITIKVSPTWVPPFSLRMLHLRSCQLGPTFPMWLRWQTHLSNLDISNTSINDMVPSWFWMAASSAEFLNIRNNRISGVLPSTMEFMRGVKMDFSSNQLDGPIPKLPINLTSFDLSGNRVIGPLPSDFGAPLLEKLVLYDNMISGAIPSSLCKLQSLQLLDLSRNNLNGSITDCLVNESSTNMTGLSIANLSLRNNNLSGEFPSLLQKCPRLIFLDLGHNQFSGTLPAWIGEKLLSLSFLRLRSNMFYGPIPVELSKLVNLQYLDLAYNNISGSIPRSIFSPTGMAQTRDKTDYLQYASSSEFGVGQNQLVDYTVNFTVLTKGQERLYTGEIIYMVNLDLSFNSLMGEIPEEISALVQLKNLNLSSNNFNGKIPENIGALMQVESLDLSQNELSGEIPSSLSALTSLSRLNLSFNNLGGKIPAGNQLQTLEDQASIYIGNAGLCGPPLSRKCSQPEPIPGESYRDASDGDVVSFFVATGSGYVMGLWVVFCTFLFKRRWRVSWYSLCDNLYNRVYVQVAVTWASLRGKLNG; from the coding sequence ATGGCAAAATCACCCATGGACACGCTTCAACTCTCCTGCATCCAAGTAGCCATAGCTTTGCTCTTGTTCACTCAAGCCAAGAGCACCACAGAGGGCACATCTGCCCTGCTTCCAAACGAAGCGATCCCCAGCTGTGTTGCCGGTGAGAGGTCTGCCCTTCTCGCCTTCAGGGCAGGTCTCTCGGACCCGGCCAACCTCCTTTCGTCATGGAAGGGCGACGACTGCTGCCGGTGGAAGGGCGTCTATTGCAGCAACAGAACCAGCCATGTTGTCAAGCTCGATCTCCAAGGCAGCGGTTACATAATCGACGCTGACAGTAGGAGGGTGCTAGCAGGCAACATAAGCTCCTCGTTGCTTGGTTTACGACATCTGCGGCATCTCGACCTCAGCTCCAATGAATTCGACAAGATGCAAATACCGGAGTTCATTGGTTCTCTCCATAAGTTGAGATATCTTGACCTATCAATGTCAATGTTCATCGGAAGGGTACCACCGCAGCTCGGTAATCTCTCCAACTTACAGTACTTAAATCTCGCGTACAACTCGGATGGCATATACTCCACTGATATCACCTGGTTGTCACGGTTAACATCCATTGAGCACCTGGACATGACCTGGGTGAACCTCAGCACAATTGTCCACTGGCTTCCGGTGGTGAACATGCTTCCAACTCTGAAATTTCTTCGTCTTAACTCTTGCCAGCTTACAACTAGCCCTGATTCTCTTCAGCTCTCAAATCTGACATCTCTTGAAACACTCTTGCTTGCGGGCAACCAGTTCAATAAGCGTAGCACACCCAACTGGTTTTGGGATTTAACTAGCCTCAAGCATCTATATATCACGGGTTGTGGTTTCTATGGCCCGTTTCCAGACGAGATAGGTAATATGACCTCCATGGTGGGACTTCATTTATCAGAAAACAGCCTTGTGGGCATGATACCATCCACTATGAAGAATCTATGTAATCTGGAGGAATTATATTCTTATAAGAGCAATATCAGTGGGAGTATAACAGAATTACTCCATCGATTACCCAATTGTTCAAGGAATAAACTACAGCAGTTATATCTATCGGGCAACAATCTGACTGGAAGCCTGCCAACTGCACCAGTACAAGCATTAAGCAACCTGAGCTGGCTGGCTCTCGATGATAACAAACTCACTGGTCATCTGCCACTGTGGATAGGAGAGCTCACGACGCTGACAATATTGGACCTTAACTCCAATAACCTAGATGGGGTCATACATGAAGGCCATTTATCGCGTCTAGATATGTTAGACAGTTTGATCTTGTCACACAACTCCATAACCATCAAAGTGAGTCCAACATGGGTTCCTCCTTTCAGTCTAAGAATGCTTCACCTTCGGTCCTGCCAGCTAGGGCCTACATTTCCAATGTGGCTTAGATGGCAAACACACTTATCGAATCTTGATATATCAAACACAAGCATAAATGACATGGTACCAAGTTGGTTTTGGATGGCAGCTTCCTCAGCAGAGTTTCTCAATATCCGAAATAATCGGATTTCAGGGGTCCTCCCATCAACAATGGAATTTATGAGAGGAGTCAAAATGGACTTCAGTTCTAACCAGCTTGATGGTCCAATACCGAAGCTTCCCATCAATCTAACTAGCTTTGATCTCAGTGGGAACAGAGTAATTGGACCACTGCCATCAGACTTTGGAGCGCCACTGCTTGAAAAACTTGTTCTATACGACAACATGATCTCTGGCGCCATTCCATCTTCTTTGTGCAAGTTGCAATCACTGCAGCTGCTAGATCTGTCAAGAAATAATCTCAATGGGTCAATAACCGATTGCCTAGTCAACGAATCCAGCACAAACATGACAGGCCTGAGTATTGCCAATCTAAGCTTAAGAAACAACAACCTCTCGGGTGAATTTCCTTCACTACTCCAGAAATGCCCAAGACTCATCTTTCTTGATCTCGGACATAATCAGTTCTCTGGGACTTTACCAGCATGGATTGGGGAGAAGCTATTGTCTCTATCATTCTTACGACTGAGATCCAATATGTTTTATGGTCCCATTCCAGTCGAGCTTTCAAAACTTGTCAATCTTCAATATTTGGACCTTGCCTACAACAATATATCGGGGAGCATACCGAGATCCATTTTCAGTCCCACAGGCATGGCACAAACAAGAGACAAAACTGATTATCTTCAGTATGCCTCTAGTTCTGAATTTGGTGTTGGTCAAAATCAGCTAGTTGACTACACTGTGAATTTCACGGTACTCACAAAAGGTCAAGAGAGATTATATACAGGAGAAATCATATATATGGTGAATCTTGATTTATCCTTTAATAGTCTTATGGGAGAGATCCCTGAAGAAATCAGCGCTCTTGTACAACTGAAGAACCTGAACCTATCATCGAACAACTTCAACGGCAAAATTCCTGAGAATATTGGCGCTTTAATGCAAGTGGAGTCACTTGACCTATCACAAAATGAGTTGTCTGGTGAGATCCCTTCAAGCTTGTCGGCTCTCACATCATTGAGTCGCCTGAACCTGTCCTTCAACAATCTGGGAGGAAAGATACCGGCTGGAAATCAACTGCAAACACTTGAAGACCAGGCATCTATTTATATTGGCAACGCGGGCCTCTGCGGCCCCCCTCTCTCGCGGAAATGTTCACAGCCGGAGCCAATTCCAGGAGAAAGCTATCGAGATGCAAGTGATGGTGACGTGGTTTCATTTTTCGTCGCCACTGGTTCCGGATATGTGATGGGTCTGTGGGTGGTCTTCTGCACCTTCTTGTTCAAGAGAAGATGGAGAGTCTCATGGTACTCGCTCTGCGACAACCTGTACAATCGGGTCTATGTGCAAGTGGCTGTTACCTGGGCTTCCTTGCGAGGTAAACTTAATGGGTAG
- the LOC123135619 gene encoding uncharacterized protein, whose translation MFLAKSKEVMQYQVMEGRKDMQESDAAPVVQVPREPAIVINGVPNFPPDFASGSQLAVRDAPRSRVDHRFGEWLVERKVRKWFGDKYYAGNVVWYDSVNNWYTVVYEDGDQEDLEWHELEEILLPLDITIPLNTLVMDKFRHQNLAPDYRTYVASNQMVVRAVHGQQSNNPPLPGWLQASASAGENALVCLKPSDQPKKRGRPRKDRSTSGDIQPVPKTTGDIQPKKRGRPPKEPGEKSIDRRKLETVRAEKLKRESMLLRGPPPGSQSF comes from the coding sequence atgtttctagCTAAATCCAAGGAAGTGATGCAATATCAGGTCATGGAGGGGAGGAAGGACATGCAAGAGTCAGACGCTGCACCTGTTGTTCAAGTACCCAGAGAGCCTGCCATCGTTATCAATGGTGTCCCAAACTTTCCTCCTGATTTCGCATCTGGTTCACAACTTGCAGTAAGAGATGCTCCGCGGTCTCGAGTTGATCACCGCTTTGGTGAATGGCTAGTAGAGCGGAAAGTGAGGAAGTGGTTTGGAGACAAGTACTATGCAGGGAACGTTGTCTGGTATGACAGTGTAAACAATTGGTACACCGTTGTCTATGAAGACGGAGACCAGGAAGATCTTGAGTGGCACGAACTGGAGGAGATCCTGCTACCGTTGGACATAACCATTCCACTCAACACACTTGTGATGGACAAATTCAGACATCAGAATCTTGCTCCCGACTACAGAACTTATGTTGCTAGCAATCAGATGGTGGTCAGAGCGGTACATGGCCAACAGTCAAACAACCCACCACTACCAGGGTGGCTTCAGGCGTCAGCATCAGCAGGAGAAAATGCTCTAGTATGTCTGAAACCTAGTGATCAACCTAAGAAAAGGGGCAGGCCTCGAAAGGATAGAAGTACATCAGGTGATATTCAACCTGTGCCCAAAACAACAGGTGATATTCAACCTAAAAAGAGAGGCAGACCTCCAAAAGAACCTGGAGAGAAGAGTATTGATAGGCGCAAATTAGAGACTGTCAGGGCAGAAAAACTGAAGAGAGAAAGCATGCTTCTGCGAGGGCCACCACCTGGAAGCCAGTCATTCTAA